One Apis cerana isolate GH-2021 linkage group LG16, AcerK_1.0, whole genome shotgun sequence DNA segment encodes these proteins:
- the LOC107999758 gene encoding collagen alpha-1(IV) chain isoform X2 gives MTRLGLRFVASAVFLAGIASGQYNHTSWSYNPPPVVPLGRGDIGKPNNTDDDYNISPRWKTFVTNNEGSDEADRRYLSNQGPTDDDRYDYGQRTDDSGGGYHTNYAGFDQGSYNQGREQIPLDPYNQESGDTYGRPRGYEDSYGREGEGSRGSYGNGYRETYGSRDDYGRVDPYDQRGYSQRGGGGYGAAGDSDTYPSSYTVVPVPGQIPPRNCTGSACCVPKCFAEKGSRGPPGILGPQGPKGQRGFPGAEGLLGPKGDKGEPGPQGPRGTKGDRGKMGVPGFTGIAGVPGVQGPPGAPGIPGRDGCNGTDGEPGARGYPGEVGPRGFRGPPGLKGQKGQPGFAGRFPVGQKGEPGIDGVRGPPGPPGPQGEHGFPGPKGERGPPGPIGLQGQKGEKGNMGLAFEGPKGDKGQKGEIGPPGTPGPLEPFHGMTEEVIAPQGDRGEKGDKGEMGPDGFKGEPGPIGDQGISGSPGMKGEKGLPGAPGIRGRDGFSGPPGPPGRKGDRGYDGLDGLPGRPGQKGEPGRDGPMGVPGLRGPPGPPGGGKGTPGPPGPKGPRGFPGPTGPRGADGYPGDPGPRGPIGPAGGPGSQGIPGPEGLPGEKGAKGEPGITGFPGPTGPRGFDGPPGLPGPRGLPGEKGASLVGPKGMDGAPGLDGEKGQKGERGYAGPRGVPGDVDGIPGPPGEAGLPGERGTPGKDGTPGFSGAPGEKGDAGFCLPPPPVFPGPKGDRGLDGTPGLPGPRGPPGERGFPGEPGADGLPGPIGPPGLPGKDGIPGAAGPQGEPGTPAVITSNMIKTEKGDKGIRGEVGRPGPPGPQGPAGEKGALGFAGFPGPKGTAGDRGFPGQDGVPGRPGIPGRKGERGLSVKGEPGEPGRPGQIGLKGEPGSYGQKGEPGQCPPLDLINSKGDRGAPGEKGEPGPPGRDGLSGDKGLQGFAGPPGPPGQIGPPGPVGPRGLPGPRGDKGNTGPMGFPGEPGREGPRGFPGAPAQKGEKGEPGISVKGSPGLPGPPGDKGEKGLPGPPGKDGPIGLQGLPGFVGEKGDTGEPGISGLPGTPGEKGDTGPIGPPGPPGIAGLPGKDGNKGEPGLPGAGGRAGLPGFPGVKGDRGEPGIDGSKGYPGRRGLPGATGRPGQEGAPGMKGERGEKGSAGFPGLPGIEGKPGRPGPPGLKGDLGPPGAPGLPGVIGYEGFKGDRGPPGLPGRKGEPGQVSEKGQKGEPGMPGIRGPSGIPGRSGVDGAKGEPGLPGIGRDGLPGPKGEPGPPGRDGLPGFQGLKGDAGVRGFPGFKGDMGPIGAPGEPGLPGINGLPGEQGDVGPPGAPGLPGLEGEMGAPGHPGIPGAKGDRGIPGAVGLPGIPGAIGEKGDRGPPGPTISIKGEKGEPGIPGLRGAPGEKGDRGLEGLSGYEGEKGDSGAPGPVGNPGPSGLPGAKGDEGPRGPTGVPGLTIKGEKGLPGMPGKHGREGIPGRPGEKGEQGLPGLPGYKGERGPPGPIGLQGEKGDMGLMGPPGLTGRDGQPGAKGFPGLPGERGEKGDAGLRGPPGPIGQKGEPGFPGPSGIDGIPGEKGDRGWDGVSGLPGPVGEKGDRGYPGPVGLMGVVGHVGQKGDKGDDCIEPPMGPKGDRGFPGPVGPPGPPGEKGIPGPPGFPGSNGVKGAIGFQGQPGPVGLPGLPGPVGAPGLPGLQGPVGVPGIPGEPGLPCEPASDYLTGILLVKHSQSQLLPACDAGHIKLWEGYSLLFTDGDERAHSQDLGYAGSCVRKFSTMPFLFCDINNVCHYGNRGDRSYWLSTTSPIPMMPVQESEIEQYISRCVVCEVPANVLAVHSQSLNIPDCPQGWTGLWIGYSFLMHTGAGAQGGGQSLSSSGSCLEDFRATPFIECNGNKGQCHYYMNEISFWMATIEDRQQFQAPEQQTLKAGNLRSKISRCQVCIKNT, from the exons CAATATAATCATACGTCATGGTCGTACAATCCTCCGCCTGTTGTTCCTCTCGGACGGGGTGATATCGGAAAACCGAACAATACCGATgacgattataatatttcaccaCGATGGAAAACTTTTGTTACGAATAACGAAG GTTCGGATGAAGCGGACAGGCGGTACTTAAGCAATCAAGGTCCGACCGACGATGATCGATACGATTACGGTCAAAGAACCGACGATTCCGGGGGAGGATATCATACCAATTatg CCGGCTTCGATCAAGGATCGTACAATCAAGGCCGAGAACAAATCCCTTTGGATCCTTACAATCAAGAATCTGGCGATACTTACGGAAGGCCTCGAGGTTACGAGGACTCTTacgggagagagggggagggcagCAGAGGTTCTTACGGGAATGGATACCGAGAAACTTATGGATCAAGGGACGATTACGGACGCGTGGATCCTTACGATCAGCGGGGATATTCGCAACGTGGAGGAGGGGGATACGGCGCGGCTGGGGATTCGGACACTTATCCGAGCAGTTACACGGTTGTACCGGTTCCGGGACAGATCCCGCCTCGGAATTGTACCGGATCGGCTTGCTGCGTGCCCAAATGTTTCGCGGAGAAAGGGTCCAGG GGACCACCAGGTATATTGGGACCACAGGGGCCGAAAGGCCAGAGGGGATTTCCGGGCGCGGAAGGTCTGTTGGGGCCAAAGGGGGACAAAGGTGAACCCGGTCCTCAGGGACCGCGTGGAACGAAAGGTGATAGG gGTAAAATGGGTGTACCTGGGTTCACTGGTATCGCTGGTGTACCGGGAGTTCAAGGTCCGCCCGGAGCTCCAGGTATTCCGGGTCGTGACGGTTGCAATGGAACAGAC GGTGAGCCTGGTGCGCGTGGTTATCCCGGAGAGGTTGGTCCCCGCGGTTTTCGAGGTCCTCCTGGGCTGAAGGGACAAAAAGGTCAACCAGGTTTTGCCGGTAGATTTCCTGTAGGTCAAAAGGGCGAGCCCGGTATCGATGGCGTAAGAGGGCCCCCAGGTCCACCGGGTCCGCAAGGAGAACACGGATTTCCAGGCCCGAAGGGCGAGCGTGGCCCACCT gGTCCGATAGGACTGCAAGGGCAAAAGGGAGAAAAGGGAAATATGGGTCTTGCGTTCGAGGGTCCGAAGGGTGACAAAGGCCAGAAGGGAGAGATAGGACCTCCCGGAACACCCGGCCCTCTGGAGCCGTTCCACGGAATGACGGAAGAAGTAATAGCTCCGCAAGGGGATCGTGGTGAAAAAGGAGACAAG GGTGAAATGGGGCCGGACGGTTTCAAAGGAGAGCCGGGTCCAATCGGAGATCAAGGTATTTCTGGTAGTCCGGGTatgaaaggagagaaaggtcTTCCAGGGGCGCCAGGTATTCGC GGTAGGGATGGTTTCTCGGGTCCTCCGGGTCCACCTGGACGGAAAGGTGATCGAGGTTACGACGGGTTGGACGGTCTTCCCGGTCGTCCTGGACAGAAAGGTGAACCGGGACGAGACGGGCCAATGGGCGTTCCAGGCTTGCGAGGACCTCCTGGTCCACCCGGg GGTGGAAAGGGTACGCCGGGTCCACCGGGGCCGAAAGGGCCTCGAGGTTTTCCGGGGCCTACCGGGCCTCGTGGCGCCGACGGATATCCAGGCGATCCAGGTCCCAGAGGTCCCATAGGGCCAGCCGGAGGGCCCGGCTCGCAAGGTATTCCCGGCCCGGAAGGTTTGCCGGGCGAGAAAGGTGCGAAGGGAGAGCCTGGGATCACGGGATTCCCGGGGCCGACGGGCCCACGGGGATTCGACGGCCCTCCGGGATTACCAGGTCCACGGGGATTGCCGGGAGAGAAGGGCGCCTCGCTCGTG GGGCCTAAAGGGATGGATGGAGCGCCCGGTTTGGACGGAGAGAAAGGGCAAAAGGGGGAACGCGGCTACGCGGGACCACGAGGAGTGCCGGGTGACGTGGACGGCATTCCAGGGCCTCCGGGCGAGGCCGGTCTTCCGGGCGAACGGGGAACTCCGGGGAAAGACGGGACTCCAGGATTCTCGGGGGCGCCCGGTGAAAAAGGAGACGCGGGCTTTTGTCTACCTCCTCCCCCGGTGTTTCCAGGACCTAAAGGCGATCGCGGTCTAGACGGTACACCTGGACTCCCCGGACCTAGAGGTCCACCCGGGGAACGAGGATTCCCAGGGGAACCCGGCGCCGACGGATTACCCGGGCCGATCGGCCCACCAGGACTACCG GGGAAAGATGGTATTCCTGGCGCGGCTGGTCCGCAAGGAGAACCTGGAACGCCAGCTGTGATTACGTCCAATATGATTAAAACGGAGAAGGGCGACAAAGGTATAAGGGGCGAGGTGGGAAGGCCAGGTCCACCGGGTCCCCAAGGTCCAGCCGGGGAGAAGGGCGCTCTAGGATTTGCTGGTTTCCCGGGTCCGAAGGGTACCGCT GGTGACAGAGGATTTCCAGGCCAAGATGGAGTTCCTGGAAGGCCAGGTATTCCAGGTCGAAAAGGAGAGCGTGGGCTGAGCGTGAAAGGGGAGCCTGGAGAACCGGGCCGTCCGGGTCAAATAGGTTTGAAAGGTGAACCTGGTTCGTACGGACAAAAAGGAGAACCCG GCCAGTGTCCACCGCTCGATTTGATCAACAGCAAGGGAGACAGAGGCGCCCCTGGCGAGAAAGGAGAGCCAGGCCCACCGGGAAGAGACGGCTTGAGCGGTGACAAAGGTTTACAAGGATTCGCG GGTCCGCCTGGTCCCCCTGGACAAATCGGTCCACCTGGACCGGTAGGGCCAAGAGGGTTGCCGGGTCCGCGTGGCGACAAGGGTAACACGGGGCCGATGGGTTTCCCCGGGGAACCTGGTCGCGAAGGGCCGAGAGGATTTCCGGGTGCTCCAGCGCAGAAGGGAGAAAAGGGCGAGCCTGGGATATCGGTGAAGGGCAGCCCTGGATTGCCGGGTCCACCGGGCGACAAGGGGGAGAAAGGTCTCCCTGGGCCACCGGGAAAAGACGGTCCTATCGGTTTGCAAGGTTTGCCGGGATTCGTGGGAGAGAAGGGCGACACGGGTGAGCCGGGGATAAGCGGGTTACCCGGCACGCCAGGGGAGAAAGGAGATACCGGTCCGATCGGCCCTCCTGGTCCTCCTGGTATCGCGGGATTACCCGGAAAAGACGGAAACAAAG GTGAACCGGGATTGCCGGGGGCAGGTGGAAGGGCGGGCCTTCCGGGATTTCCAGGCGTGAAAGGCGATCGAGGTGAGCCGGGTATCGACGGATCGAAAGGTTATCCGGGAAGGCGTGGGTTGCCGGGCGCGACTGGTAGACCCGGTCAGGAAGGTGCGCCTGGTATGAAAGGAGAACGTGGCGAGAAAGGGTCGGCTGGGTTCCCCGGATTGCCCGGAATCGAAGGGAAACCCGGTCGTCCTGGACCACCTGGACTGAAAGGAGACTTGGGTCCTCCCGGCGCTCCGGGTCTTCCGGGTGTTATAGGATACGAAGGATTCAAAGGTGATCGAGGTCCACCGGGATTACCG GGACGTAAAGGTGAACCGGGTCAGGTATCGGAGAAAGGGCAGAAGGGTGAGCCAGGAATGCCTGGGATCCGTGGTCCTTCCGGTATCCCTGGTAGAAGCGGCGTGGATGGGGCGAAAGGAGAGCCTGGATTGCCAGGTATCGGCCGGGATGGTCTGCCTGGTCCCAAGGGAGAACCCGGGCCACCAGGTCGTGACGGTTTGCCAGGATTCCAAGGGTTGAAAGGTGACGCTGGCGTGAGAGGTTTTCCCGGTTTTAAAGGAGACATG GGACCGATCGGGGCTCCCGGTGAGCCTGGATTACCCGGAATTAACGGATTGCCAGGTGAACAAGGCGACGTCGGTCCACCTGGAGCTCCTGGATTGCCCGGATTGGAAGGTGAAATGGGAGCACCGGGACATCCTGGAATCCCCGGCGCCAAAGGGGATCGCGGTATTCCAG GCGCCGTTGGACTTCCTGGTATTCCCGGTGCGATCGGCGAGAAAGGCGATCGTGGACCGCCCGGGCCGACGATTTCGATCAAGGGTGAAAAAGGTGAACCGGGTATTCCTGGATTGCGAGGTGCGCCTGGAGAGAAGGGAGATCGCGGGTTGGAAGGTCTGAGTGGTTACGAGGGTGAAAAAGGGGACAGCGGCGCGCCGGGTCCGGTTGGAAATCCAGGTCCATCCGGTCTCCCCGGTGCTAAAG GAGACGAAGGTCCACGCGGACCTACGGGAGTTCCTGGATTGACGATCAAGGGCGAGAAAGGTTTGCCGGGTATGCCTGGAAAGCACGGAAGGGAAGGAATACCGGGACGACCGGGAGAGAAAGGGGAACAAGGATTGCCGGGTTTACCGGGATACAAGGGAGAACGGGGGCCGCCGGGTCCGATCGGGTTACAGGGTGAAAAAGGTGATATGGGTCTTATGGGTCCTCCTGGTTTAACGGGCCGCGATGGCCAACCAGGAGCCAAAGGATTCCCCGGTTTGCCGGGTGAGAGAGGCGAGAAAGGAGACGCTGGTTTACGAGGACCACCCGGTCCCATTGGGCAAAAGGGAGAACCTGGATTCCCTg GACCGAGCGGAATAGATGGAATTCCCGGTGAAAAGGGCGATAGAGGTTGGGATGGTGTGAGCGGGCTGCCTGGTCCGGTCGGAGAGAAAGGCGACAGAGGGTATCCTGGTCCGGTAGGATTAATGGGTGTCGTTGGACACGTCGGTCAGAAAGGAGACAAGGGTGACGACTGCATCGAGCCACCGATGGGACCGAAAGGAGATCGCGGTTTTCCTG GACCGGTCGGCCCGCCAGGTCCACCGGGAGAGAAAGGAATTCCAGGTCCGCCAGGATTCCCGGGATCGAACGGAGTGAAAGGTGCGATAGGGTTTCAAGGACAGCCAGGACCTGTCGGTTTGCCAGGTTTACCGGGACCTGTCGGCGCGCCTGGTTTGCCAGGTCTTCAAGGACCGGTCGGTGTTCCGGGTATTCCTGGAGAACCAGGGCTACCGTGTGAGCCTGCATCCGACTATCTTACCGGTATCCTGTTGGTGAAACACAGTCAAAGTCAATTATTGCCTGCTTGCGACGCGGGACACATCAAACTTTGGGAAGGATACAGTCTGCTGTTCACGGATGGCGATGAAAGGGCGCACTCGCAAGATTTAG GTTATGCCGGTTCGTGCGTACGAAAGTTCTCGACGATGCCGTTCCTCTTTTGCGATATAAACAACGTTTGTCACTACGGTAACCGGGGCGATCGTTCTTATTGGTTATCCACCACTAGTCCAATTCCCATGATGCCTGTCCAGGAGTCAGAGATAGAACAATACATCTCCAG aTGCGTGGTGTGCGAGGTTCCGGCAAATGTGTTGGCCGTACACAGTCAATCGTTGAATATTCCAGATTGTCCACAAGGATGGACTGGACTTTGGATCGGATATAGTTTTCTCATg CACACGGGTGCTGGTGCCCAGGGCGGAGGGCAATCCTTGTCCAGTTCCGGATCCTGTCTGGAAGACTTCCGTGC